One Streptomyces sp. CG4 genomic window, CGCGGGTCTTGCGGGCGTACAGCGCGTGGACGGCGAACAGGCCGCCGGAGCCGAGCAGCAGATGGTGGATGCGGTCGCCGCCGGGGAGGGGGATGGAGTGCAGGGTGTGCCAGCCGGCGCCCTCCAGGGCGTCCAGGGTCCTGCCGACGGTCTCCTCGGCGGCCAGGGCGCGGCGGCGCGGGTCGGGGCGCAGCCGGTGGGTGGGGCCGGGGTCGCGGTCGAGGGCGACGAGCAGGGCCTCGCCGGGGCGGTTGGGTGCCAGGTCGTCGTCCGGGTGGAGGGTCAGCCGGGCGAGTTCCGCGGGGGTCGGGACCGGGGGCGGGCCCACGGTCACCGGGCCGGTCAGGAAGGGTTTCAGGGCTTGGAGTACGTCGTCTCTGCTGTCCTCGGCGAGCAGGTTGACCCGGCCTGTCTCACGGTCGAACCAGGCGACATGGGATCCGTCCGGGCGGCAGACGTACAGCCGTTCCCGGCCGTGCCGATTCGCCGGCACCACGCGCAGTGCGCTCATGCGCCATCACCC contains:
- a CDS encoding NERD domain-containing protein: MSALRVVPANRHGRERLYVCRPDGSHVAWFDRETGRVNLLAEDSRDDVLQALKPFLTGPVTVGPPPVPTPAELARLTLHPDDDLAPNRPGEALLVALDRDPGPTHRLRPDPRRRALAAEETVGRTLDALEGAGWHTLHSIPLPGGDRIHHLLLGSGGLFAVHALYARKTRVLVADPMVTVGRREAEPLLRRLRSLADRASYALTAEVRPVLALAGPADLTVTAPPRTVRILQDTELTGLARLGGVLKPADVEALHAMARDRNMWGRV